A portion of the Toxoplasma gondii ME49 chromosome VIIb, whole genome shotgun sequence genome contains these proteins:
- a CDS encoding hypothetical protein (encoded by transcript TGME49_260490) codes for MSASVDIVNGNRTYAPPHGEEGNRQTARSYPGAPVTDSCGHEHAAKRTSSSLANTPVTCVNEVLPQVSQEDEQLTLPLALSQTIDCLAEVPGEPALAADASPSQHACGEMAREEKLDNLETSGDNCVRRVGDNGEVCLKSCCQEGEGSIGMSFAGSDRDPDESARASAPACCGRRWNKAPNEMRTHEGCVLSLYIRSTGGRRDQSAARMDAASCREEPSRCEHAANGGDASNLNHPQEPPFSSLHLSHLQDPVFESGRSCPPLATVDGSLKFDRVRLDPGLRTLLEDSGEGFDDDEIVESSAMKRGNSWPYFWVRRHLLLERRSLLYFSFPPSPCAPPRGFLPLHAHTRVLVLPERISLYGRTNAYLLAVFNPSPSTALLPPIPSSKASLLSTLVAFLPTAAAALSVVGSNVSPSPCRAPSFLSGTSSFSLPPQWRLHRGHRTKHPKSPSFRRLSTSSGARSPSVAPVPWSPINPILAIKVPTLSASQLPLLSSASNTGASSDCSLDVSLRSSPDTRTHAVSSLSPPVVICSPDSFSATFDNAEQPKFLFDFGDPGTYCRFCRSLALTIRRVQRQADAKNTVNLSQRLSQGAGASPRHWESDSPGRSKAPSQSKNASSSCSSCLHLSERVSGEAVPSRRDEEPENATHIHNRLSYVAAPPGVCRSPVFYPSRCPSTHKRTPATAATVRAGSSEFQSSPGLYSLSESPSWNRDEATHPAACRTRFLEPASCATDLDSRPCLAILPRWDTVPLGGTPAHHCRCQVCMYSDSKPEEGCQRAQAPCLSSSSCCPRELDACRARGCFLGPQGPPDGEPISLSNTREVLPRFNSGFSAGSSRVPVEKGEFFPGSTSPCTWGYAESEQLEPRADVVEALSSLLDCLKSKKRREQRELRGRPVRQEGRGQGGYFPLHSAEGGVLCAAHQNRVFEQGQVAMTPQPFVPAAGPVMPVSPSQEPQFCGCLPSRDEFVEPVGDSTHLASGGDAEPLRREVVRGSDGDCRCCKSEEIVDRGGDEIHGGTGSEQRSQTESTETIRSLSHTMNKLLHALEEFSPHASPQWTGEKSSKRELSQRPGGTFPSNNTTTTSPSREGKAQRVFGAALCPTDPWLRSRRESDGGHSLNIADQTTSEYGSYGSSRPSTSRPRDAGRMSSFGKENKGIHNEEDCQGLHTVSPDTTEPYFGGDETTRAFSASRGEFDIDGTAEDGTSAAKDLLLVQQQDQLERLQSVVDFLLRQQELQLAEGRQKDEAALREEWEEQQRQWEVERRLRLHASPCHMDGGRKSLGTPGCPAPQNAQLPAADTLTCYESAGEKFDGIAKPGNSMGLQGGGSVCFAVENGLSPSAYTAQGGGAEDTACCLAASSVPLRSPPCFPLSGGDHVASQEGTRGIMYEEKDRSPSCEGETMVDSYVSPVIRASQMTENEEILSAEKSVLHERIYSQPDVGPPNFPEKRVEQPLFFSISTPRFRLDTCDDDEDLPQTTPTGYRVHYSLGGRGCKEGRACCTSDQGRHDPVSPASAVKRPDFNLGLAPALAALPGTSIHQPGEETDYVEETVQMHDKGPKVGQVKDNHESHCVWGEETSFEGTGKGFQEANETGSEEDVNSGRKDALMPAGDEKGKEIRNQLSFPSASAAHAWARLQVSIEQEEKRDCVHTTSDAGSGVSPTSAAERDGEVEIWSSFPSEKDVQKQHTKMSKKELVKT; via the exons ATGAGTGCTTCCGTAGACATTGTGAATGGGAACAGGACTTATGCCCCGCCACACGGGGAAGAGGGAAATAGGCAGACAGCTAGGTCCTACCCTGGAGCCCCTGTGACTGACTCCTGTGGTCACGAACATGCAGCCAAGCGCACCTCGTCGTCTCTGGCTAATACTCCCGTTACCTGCGTCAACGAGGTCTTACCGCAAGTAAGTCAAGAGGACGAGCAACTgactctgcctctcgctctttcccaGACAATTGACTGTCTTGCGGAGGTCCCTGGAGAGCCTGCCCTCGCCGCGGATGCTTCTCCCTCCCAGCACGCCTGCGGTGAGatggcgagagaggagaagctggaCAACCTGGAAACGTCTGGGGATAATTGCGTGAGAAGGGTCGGAGACAATGGAGAAGTGTGCCTCAAGTCTTGCTGTCAGGAAGGGGAAGGCAGCATAGGAATGTCTTTCGCAGGATCGGACAGAGACCCAGACGAAAGCGCGCGAGCGTCTGCGCCAGCTTGCTGTGGGAGAAGGTGGAACAAAGCACCAAACGAAATGCGGACACATGAAGGATGTGTCCTGTCGCTGTATATTAGATCAACAGGAGGGAGACGGGACCAAAGCGCTGCCAGGATGGACGCGGCCTCCTGCCGCGAGGAACCCTCACGCTGTGAGCATGCGGCGAATGGCGGGGACGCCTCAAATCTCAACCACCCGCAGGAGCcacctttttcttctcttcacctctctcACTTGCAAGATCCCGTTTTTGAAAGCGGGAGGAGCTGCCCGCCTCTAGCGACGGTCGACGGCAGCTTGAAGTTTGACCGGGTGCGCCTCGATCCTGGACTGAGAACGCTGCTGGAGGACAGCGGCGAAGGTTTCGACGACGACGAGATTGTAGAGTCGTCCGCCATGAAGCGAGGAAATTCGTGGCCAT ACTTTTGGGTGCGGCGTCACCTTCTCCTTGAACGCCGATCCCTCCTGTACTTCTCGTTTCCGCCTTCCCCGTGTGCACCTCCACGCggttttctgcctctccacgcCCACACGCGTGTCTTGGTTCTTCCGGAGCGGATATCGCTGTACGGGCGGACAAACGCCTATCTTCTCGCGGTGTTCAATCCTTCTCCTTCTACGGCTCTTCTGCCGCCCATCCCCTCTTCGAAGGCCTCGCTCCTGTCGACTCTGGTGGCTTTCCTCCCCACAGCAGCTGCGGCCCTTTCCGTGGTGGGATCCAatgtgtctccgtcgccgtgTCGGGCGCCATCGTTCCTTTCGGGcacctcgtccttctcgcttccacCTCAGTGGCGGCTGCATCGAGGGCATCGCACGAAGCATCCTaagtcgccttctttccgGCGCCTGTCTACGTCCTCTGGCGCGCGCAGCCCTTCCGTGGCTCCTGTGCCTTGGTCTCCGATAAACCCCATCCTAGCAATCAAGGTGCCGACGCTCAGCGCTTCGCAGCTGCCGCTGCTGTCTTCTGCATCCAACACAGGTGCCTCGAGCGACTGCAGCCTCGACGTCTCTCTGCGGTCATCGCCAGACACACGGACAcatgctgtctcttccctgtctcctcccgtGGTGATTTGCTCGCCTGATTCCTTCTCGGCAACGTTTGACAACGCTGAGCAGCCCAAGTTTCTCTTCGATTTCGGGGACCCCGGTACCTACTGCCgattctgtcgctctctcgcgctgACCATTCGTCGCGTTCAGAGACAGGCGGACGCAAAGAATACCGTCAACCTCTCGCAGAGGCTCTCTCAGGGAGCTGGGGCTTCTCCCCGCCACTGGGAGTCGGACTCGCCGGGACGCTCGAAAGCCCCTTCACAGAGCAAAAACGCATCatcttcctgctcttcctgCCTGCATCTCTCAGAGAGAGTAAGCGGAGAGGCGGTACCGTCAAGGCGGGACGAAGAGCCAGAGAATGCGACGCACATACACAACCGTCTGTCGTATGTCGCTGCGCCACCAGGGGTCTGCCGCTCCCCTGTCTTCTATCCGTCGAGGTGCCCGTCGACTCACAAAAGAACTCCAGCGACGGCGGCAACTGTAAGAGCCGGCTCCAGTGAGTTTCAGTCTTCTCCCGGCTTATATTCGTTGTCTGAGAGTCCATCGTGGAATAGGGACGAAGCCACGCACCCCGCTGCGTGTAGAACGCGTTTCTTGGAGCCTGCCAGCTGCGCGACGGATCTGGACAGCCGACCATGCCTGGCCATTCTTCCTCGCTGGGACACTGTCCCCCTTGGTGGCACACCAGCTCACCACTGTCGATGTCAGGTCTGTATGTACAGTGATTCGAAACCAGAGGAGGGTTGTCAGCGTGCTCAGGCTCCGTGTttgtcctcgtcttcgtgcTGCCCTCGAGAGCTAGATGCGTGCAGGGCGAGGGGATGCTTTCTAGGTCCACAGGGGCCTCCTGACGGGGAGCCCATCTCTTTATCAAACACGAGAGaagttcttcctcgtttcaaCTCGGGCTTCTCTGCGGGATCGTCGCGGGTCCCtgtggagaaaggcgaatTTTTTCCAGGGAGTACAAGTCCTTGTACGTGGGGGTATGCCGAGTCTGAGCAGCTCGAGCCCCGTGCTGACGTTGTTGAGGCCTtatcttctctcctcgactgTCTGAAGTCGAAAAAGCGCCGCGAGCAGAGGGAACTTAGGGGTCGACCGgtgagacaagaaggaagagggcAGGGCGGGTATTTTCCACTGCACAGCGCGGAAGGAGGCGTTTTGTGTGCTGCTCATCAAAACCGAGTCTTTGAGCAAGGCCAAGTTGCCATGACTCCGCAACCATTTGTGCCCGCAGCAGGGCCAGTTAtgcctgtttctccctcgcaAGAACCTCAATTCTGTGGATGCCTCCCAAGTAGGGATGAGTTCGTGGAGCCCGTTGGCGATTCAACTCACCTAGCTTCTGGTGGCGACGCAGAGCCACTCCGCAGGGAGGTTGTGCGAGGCTCGGACGGAGATTGTCGCTGTTGCAAAAGTGAGGAAATTGTGGACCGTGGAGGGGACGAGATACACGGTGGTACCGGTTCGGAGCAGCGGTCTCAGACGGAATCCACAGAGACAATCCGATCGCTCAGCCACACTATGAACAAGttactgcatgcactggaggAGTTCTCGCCTCATGCATCTCCTCAGTGGACTGGAGAAAAATCATCAAAAAGGGAGCTTTCTCAACGGCCAGGAGGCACTTTTCCCAGCAACAACACGACCACTACTTCACCTTCCCGAGAGGGCAAAGCCCAACGCGTGTTCGGTGCTGCCTTGTGTCCGACGGATCCATGGTTACGTTCTCGCAGGGAAAGCGACGGGGGCCACTCTCTGAACATCGCGGACCAGACAACGTCAGAGTACGGCTCGTACGGTTCTTCGAGGCCGAGCACCTCCCGACCTCGTGATGCTGGGCGGATGAGTTCCTTCggcaaagaaaacaaaggcatacacaacgaagaagactgtCAGGGTCTGCACACAGTGTCCCCGGACACCACGGAGCCGTACTTCGGCGGAGACGAGACCACTCGCGCATTTTCCGCGAGCAGAGGGGAGTTTGATATCGACGGGACTGCCGAAGACGGAACTTCTGCAGCGAAAGACCTGCTGCTCGTGCAGCAGCAGGATCAACTCGAGCGGCTTCAGTCGGTGGTAGATTTCCTTCTGCGACAGCAAGAACTACAGCTCGCTGAAGggcgacagaaagacgaggcGGCCCTTCGGGAAGAGTGGgaagaacaacagagacAGTGGGAGGTGGAGAGGCGCCTGAGATTGCATGCAAGCCCTTGCCACATGGACGGAGGGCGTAAATCTCTCGGGACTCCAGGTTGTCCCGCTCCGCAAAACGCTCAACTACCCGCGGCGGATACTTTGACTTGTTATGAGTCTGCCGGGGAAAAGTTTGATGGGATTGCTAAGCCAGGAAACTCTATGGGCTTGCAGGGAGGTGGGTCGGTGTGTTTTGCCGTGGAGAACGGCCTGTCACCTTCTGCGTATACAGCACAAGGGGGAGGAGCCGAAGACACTGCATGCTGTCTTGCCGCTTCGTCTGTTCCACTAAGGTCGCCTCCTTGCTTCCCGCTTTCTGGTGGTGATCACGTGGCAAGCCAAGAGGGGACGAGGGGCATAATGTatgaagagaaggacaggTCACCTTCATGTGAGGGTGAGACGATGGTAGACTCATATGTGAGCCCTGTCATACGAGCTTCACAAATGACTGAGAACGAGGAAATTTTgtcggcagagaagagtgTGTTGCACGAAAGGATTTATAGTCAACCTGACGTGGGCCCTCCGAAttttccagagaaaagagtggAACAGCCGCTTTTTTTCAGCATCTCGACACCGCGATTCCGTCTCGACACGTGTGATGACGACGAGGATCTGCCACAGACAACACCTACTGGTTATCGAGTGCATTACAGTTTGGGAGGTCGGGGTTGCAAAGAAGGCAGGGCATGCTGTACAAGCGATCAAGGCAGACACGATCCCGTTTCCCCAGCGAGCGCAGTAAAGAGACCAGACTTCAATCTTGGACTAGCTCCAGCTCTGGCTGCTCTGCCCGGCACGAGCATCCACCAGCCcggtgaggagacagattacgtcgaggagacagttcaGATGCATGACAAAGGGCCAAAGGTTGGACAAGTCAAAGACAATCACGAATCGCATTGCGTTTGGGGTGAGGAGACTTCATTTGAGGGGACGGGAAAAGGGTTCCAGGAGGCGAACGAAACAGGCAGTGAAGAGGACGTCAACAGCGGGCGGAAGGACGCTCTGATGCCAGCAGGAGATGAAAAAGGCAAAGAGATACGCAATCAGCTTTCGTTTCCATCCGCTTCGGCAGCACACGCCTGGGCGCGTTTGCAGGTATCCAtagaacaagaggaaaagagagactgTGTGCACACGACCAGCGATGCAGGCAGTGGCGTGTCACCGACGTCGGCCGccgaaagagacggagaggtTGAAATATGGAGCAGTTTCCCATCAGAAAAAGATGTCCAGAAACAGCACACGAAGATgtcgaagaaggaactgGTAAAAACCTAG